The sequence below is a genomic window from Desulfomicrobium macestii.
TGAGCTGGATGAAGCCTTGCGTCTGGGAGCGGCCAAGTGTATACGCAAGCCCTTTCATTTGAAGACCCTGCTGTCCGACATCTCCGGCATCTTGCATTCGGGCTGCCCCGCGAACAATTAACCCTCGGCTTCAATGCAGCATTCGCCGTCAATCGCAACGTCCAGGACTCGTCACACCCGCATTCTGGCCCTGGCCAGCGGCAAGGGCGGGACGGGCAAGACCACCGTGGCCGTCAACCTGGCCCTGGCGCTCAATCGTGCCGGATATACGGTCTGCCTGCTCGACGCGGATTTCGGCCTGTCCAACGCGGAAGTGCATCTGGGGTTGCCGTCTCCTCCGAACACGCTCGAAAACGTTCTCTTCGACTCCCTGCCCCTTGAGGAATGCCTCGTTCCGGTCCGGCCCGGATTCGATCTTCTTTCCGGCAGCAACGGCGTGGCCCGCATGGCCGAGCTCGACGTGGCCAGCCGCAAGCGTCTGGTATCGGAATTTTCCGCGCTTTCCGGATACGATTTTCTCATCCTCGACAACTCGCCGGGCATCTCCGCCCAGGTCGTGTCCCTGTGTCTGGCCACGCGCGAGATCATTCTGGTGGTCAACCCCGAGGCCAGCGCCCTGGTCGATGCCTACGCCCTCATCAAGGTGCTCAAGGAGAACGGGCTGTGGTGGCCGCCGCTGATCCTGGTCAACCGCTGTGAATCGGGAGTGCAGGCCCGGCAGGTCTTCACCCGTTTTCAGGAGACGGTGGAGCAGTTCCTGGGCCTCAAACCCCTTTTTTTGGGAGCGATCCCCCAGGATGACGCCGCCCGGAAGATTTCGGCCCTGGGCAAGCCCTTTGTGACCCTGCGCGACGATCTGCCCGCGAGCCAGGCCATCATGTCCATCGCCAAGGTCCTGGCCGAGCGCCTGAACAAGGACTGGGCCAAGAACAAGCCCTCGGAATTTTTCGAGAACGTCGTGGTGCGCATGAAGCAGCGTCCGGATTTCGGCCTGAGCCAGATCGCGGCCAACTCCAGCGCCCCCACGGACGACACCACCCAGCCTGATGTGTACATGGAGCTGGTGGCCGTGCTCGACAAGGCCTCGCGCCTCTGTGAGAAGCTGCTGGAAAATCCGGCCTAT
It includes:
- a CDS encoding P-loop NTPase, coding for MQHSPSIATSRTRHTRILALASGKGGTGKTTVAVNLALALNRAGYTVCLLDADFGLSNAEVHLGLPSPPNTLENVLFDSLPLEECLVPVRPGFDLLSGSNGVARMAELDVASRKRLVSEFSALSGYDFLILDNSPGISAQVVSLCLATREIILVVNPEASALVDAYALIKVLKENGLWWPPLILVNRCESGVQARQVFTRFQETVEQFLGLKPLFLGAIPQDDAARKISALGKPFVTLRDDLPASQAIMSIAKVLAERLNKDWAKNKPSEFFENVVVRMKQRPDFGLSQIAANSSAPTDDTTQPDVYMELVAVLDKASRLCEKLLENPAYSFVRDRFGLVRLAVDNFLHPLDRLRKPRGTLKPRILVLSNHEQMRTMLREIVAEVGYEGEAFAPGHGDFLKFRDTCNLILVSCDRPEALIRSCLLQIPEVPLVLLTGFGSSSLETEFRHRTVAVVPRPFHVNELRDILQSALR